The Pseudomonas bijieensis DNA window AGATTGACCAGGTCGAGTTCATCGACAAAGACGTCGACTACGCGCACCGGGTTGGTATCGCTGATTTAGTCGTCGAGACTCTCGGGAAATAAGGTGCCTTGGCCTCGCTGTTCGCCTTGAATAAAGCGCTTCATGGGCGATCCTTGCGATGAAATCCTCAGAAATCATAGCAAGGGTTTCGGGCTGGATAGATACTCAATCGTAGACTTATTGAACCAGCTGCCGGATCCCTAGAGACAAAATCAAACCACCGCATAATCGATCAATAGCTTTTTTCCTCTTTCGATACGCTGAAGCAATCTCAGGTAGCGAAAGAGCGATTGCGACCACCCCATACCAAGTCATCGAAACCACCACTACGACTGCCAGCATCGACAAAAACGTGCTTGGTGAAACGTGGGTGGGGGCTGCTGCTGAGAAAATAGCAGCATAGAAGGCCATGGATTTAGGGTTGCCAATGTTCGTAACAACCCCCTGAATGAATGACTGCCGAAAGTTTCCGACGACAGAATTATTGCAGGGGGCAAGCGCGCTCTTCCCGGCCTTGAGCAGCAGTCGGAATCCAAACCACATCAGATAGGCAGCCCCCAGAACTTTTACGATCAGCGCCGCCCAAGGGAACGCAGCAAATACAACGCCGATACCTGCGATTGCACAGGTGGCCCAGAACAAATTGACCAATACGATGCCTGCTACCAAGGCCAAAGCTTCTGACCGCGTAGCAGCTACCGCTTTGTGGACTACTGCAACGAAATTTGGCCCTGGAAT harbors:
- a CDS encoding LysE family translocator, which translates into the protein MIDGSAVLTVFLVYLAGVVIPGPNFVAVVHKAVAATRSEALALVAGIVLVNLFWATCAIAGIGVVFAAFPWAALIVKVLGAAYLMWFGFRLLLKAGKSALAPCNNSVVGNFRQSFIQGVVTNIGNPKSMAFYAAIFSAAAPTHVSPSTFLSMLAVVVVVSMTWYGVVAIALSLPEIASAYRKRKKAIDRLCGGLILSLGIRQLVQ